The nucleotide window TTAGTTTGTTATTAGAACACAAAATTTTTATTATGTTTATTTATCTTGTGTTAATTATAATCCAACTTATTTGGCTTTATTATGAACTTACCTTTAAAAATATAACTTTATTTTTTGGAAATAAAATAATTATAATAATATCTTTAATAATTTGGTATATTTTTCCAAATTATACTTATTTTATAATTTTTTATATATTTTGGCTTGTTAATCTAATAAAATATATAGAAAAAAAATATGATGAATCTTTTGATATTTTTATAGATAATCTTTTTTTAGAAGATATATTATTTATAGTAGTTTCAGTAATAATTGTATTTTATTTAATGTAAAAATAAAAAAGTTACAAATTAAGATAAAAGACAGTTGAAAGTAATTAAAACTTTTTAAGAAATATTTTTATTTTGGAGCAGGAGTAGGTTTTGAAGGATATAAAGTATTTTGTAAAATATTTAGAGAAGTTACAAAGAAAGATAGGGTAAATACTTATTTTTTATAAATTTTTAAAGAAGAAAAATCAAAATCATCAAGTTCATCTTCAAGCAGTGGAATAAGTGGAAATATTTCATTAAATGCAAATCCTATGAGTATCGGTTTTTCAAATTCAGGAGCTAAAAGCAGAGGAACAGGAACGGCTTATGAAAATTCCCTTATAAATGCAGGAGGAAAATTTAAAACTGATTCGGAAAATCTTAATATAGCAGGAGCTAATATAGAAGCGAATAAAGTTGATATAAAGGCAAAGAATATAGTTATAGAATCAAAACAGGATAAATCAGAAAGAAAAGATTCAAGCCATGGAACGAGTCTGACTATTACAGCAAATCCTGCTATGCCAATCAAAGATTTCAGCATAAATTCATCTAAAGGAAACGGAGAAGGAGCATGGGTAGATAAACAAAGCTCACTAATAGCAAGAAATGGTGGAAATATAGAAGCAGAAAATAAGCTGACTAACACAGGTGCTATAATAGGTTCATTAAATAAAGACAAGAAATTAAAAGTAGAAGCTAAAGAAATAGTTATAAATCATTTAGAAGATAAGAACAAATATGAAAATAAAGGTGGAGGAATAAGCGCAAGTATTGGAAGCACACCTAATGTATCAGTTGTTCATGATAAGGTGGATAAGGAACAGGTAAATAGAGCAACAGCAATAAATACAGATTTTACTATTTCAGGAGAAAAGAAAACATCGGAAGAATTAGGCTTTAATACAGATTTATCTAAGGCACAGGAAAAAACAAAAGATGAAGAAAAACATTTAAATGCAGAGCTACATACAGATTTAATAGATAAGGAAAAAAGAGATGAAATAGTATCAGCAGGAAGAAAGATAATTGCTGTAGTAGATGCACTTACAGAGGATAAGGGAGCAGATAAATTTGATATATATAAAGCAGGTTTAAGAGCAATTCATATAGATGAATTAAGAAAAGATAAAGAAAAAGAATTTGCTTTTATTGATGATGAAAATACAGCACCTTTAGATAAACTAAGAGCTTTAAGAGAATTACAATCAGAATTATATAGAAGAGAAGGTTATGAAGGTGCCTTACCGGAACTTTATTTAACAGATGAACCTAATTCTTTTGCAGTAGATGGTAAAAATGGAGGAACCAGAAAAATATTTATATCACTAAATGATTTAAAAAGAGGTAATCCATCAGCATTATTATATGGACATGAGAATGCGCATTTAGTTTACTATGATAAAGATGAAGAGATAGCAAAATATGCAGAAACAAAGATAGGGGCAAGTAAATCCAAAAATAAGTTTACATCAAAAGAGCAGGAAGAATATCTATCAAATTTAAGAAAGAATATATCTATAGATAAGACATTGGAAGAGCAGTTTAGTTTAGCAAAGAATATTCCAAGTGAAGATAGGGAGAATTTTACACCATTTAGTTATAGTACATCTGCTTCATTGGGAGTAGCTGTTAATCATTCAGGAACAGGAGTAACTTATACAGAATATATTATGAAGGATATAAAGAATAATAGAGTAGAAGTTGTAAAAGTAAAAGAAAGCGATATTGGATTAGCAGGACCTTATGATGTAGGAGGAGCTTTATCATTTGGAATATATAATTTAAAATCCTATGATGAATTTGGAAATAATGTTACAGCTACTGGAGCAAGTGTAGATCCTTTATGGGCATATAATAGACTAACTACTGGAAATGATGAAGGATTAGGGCTAACAACAGGAGGAGAAATTGTTACCAATCAAAAAAAAGGAATTGTAGGAATAAAATTATATATTGGAAAATCCTTTAAAAACTATGAATTCCACTCAAAAACGAGTATTGATGATATAACAGAAATTGTATCAAGAGAAATTTATACTATTCCTGAATATTTAAAAAAATATCATAGTAGAGGGGGAAGAAATAGTTGGAGATAAAAATTTTTGAAACAGAAAAAACACTTAAAATAGAAAAACAATGTAAAAAAG belongs to Fusobacterium russii ATCC 25533 and includes:
- a CDS encoding hemagglutinin repeat-containing protein, coding for MFKEEKSKSSSSSSSSGISGNISLNANPMSIGFSNSGAKSRGTGTAYENSLINAGGKFKTDSENLNIAGANIEANKVDIKAKNIVIESKQDKSERKDSSHGTSLTITANPAMPIKDFSINSSKGNGEGAWVDKQSSLIARNGGNIEAENKLTNTGAIIGSLNKDKKLKVEAKEIVINHLEDKNKYENKGGGISASIGSTPNVSVVHDKVDKEQVNRATAINTDFTISGEKKTSEELGFNTDLSKAQEKTKDEEKHLNAELHTDLIDKEKRDEIVSAGRKIIAVVDALTEDKGADKFDIYKAGLRAIHIDELRKDKEKEFAFIDDENTAPLDKLRALRELQSELYRREGYEGALPELYLTDEPNSFAVDGKNGGTRKIFISLNDLKRGNPSALLYGHENAHLVYYDKDEEIAKYAETKIGASKSKNKFTSKEQEEYLSNLRKNISIDKTLEEQFSLAKNIPSEDRENFTPFSYSTSASLGVAVNHSGTGVTYTEYIMKDIKNNRVEVVKVKESDIGLAGPYDVGGALSFGIYNLKSYDEFGNNVTATGASVDPLWAYNRLTTGNDEGLGLTTGGEIVTNQKKGIVGIKLYIGKSFKNYEFHSKTSIDDITEIVSREIYTIPEYLKKYHSRGGRNSWR